A window from Nocardioides mesophilus encodes these proteins:
- a CDS encoding DMT family transporter, producing MAVAVVAVSLSGPLMAASAVPALAIAFWRNGFATIALAPAALTGRRSELSGLGRRQLGLIGLSGAALALHFGTWVTSLTLTSVASATALVCLQLAWIVAWQLVRGQRFGPRVVVGLVLAFSGVLVVSGVDFSLSARALAGDGLALLGGLFAGVYTVLGSQARRTASTTTYTFVCYGVCAALLLGACLVAGQPLGGYPLRQWGLLLLVTLTAQLLGHSVLNHLLATTSPMAVSLALLLEVPGAALLAALLLGQRPPPAALLGLAVMLVGMVLVVLGNRGGVAAPLLEAPPD from the coding sequence ATGGCCGTGGCCGTCGTGGCGGTCTCGCTGTCCGGGCCGCTGATGGCGGCGAGCGCCGTGCCGGCCCTGGCGATCGCGTTCTGGCGCAACGGGTTCGCGACGATCGCGCTGGCGCCGGCCGCCCTGACCGGCCGGCGCTCCGAGCTGTCCGGGCTCGGCCGGCGACAGCTGGGTCTGATCGGGCTCTCCGGGGCTGCGCTGGCCCTGCACTTCGGGACCTGGGTGACCTCGCTGACGCTGACCTCGGTGGCCTCCGCGACCGCCCTGGTCTGCCTGCAACTGGCCTGGATCGTGGCCTGGCAGCTGGTCCGGGGGCAGCGGTTCGGGCCCCGGGTGGTGGTCGGGCTGGTGCTGGCGTTCAGCGGGGTGCTGGTGGTCTCGGGGGTCGACTTCAGCCTCTCGGCTCGGGCGCTCGCCGGCGACGGGCTGGCGCTGCTCGGCGGGCTGTTCGCCGGCGTCTACACGGTGCTCGGCTCGCAGGCGCGCCGCACGGCCAGCACGACGACGTACACCTTCGTCTGCTACGGCGTGTGCGCCGCGCTGCTGCTCGGGGCCTGCCTGGTCGCGGGGCAGCCGCTCGGTGGCTACCCGCTGCGTCAGTGGGGGCTGCTGCTGCTGGTGACGCTGACCGCCCAGCTGCTCGGACACTCGGTGCTCAACCACCTGCTGGCCACCACCAGCCCGATGGCGGTCTCGCTGGCGCTGCTCCTGGAGGTGCCCGGCGCCGCCCTGCTGGCAGCCCTGCTCCTGGGGCAGCGACCGCCGCCGGCCGCCCTGCTCGGCCTCGCCGTGATGCTGGTCGGGATGGTCCTGGTGGTCCTGGGCAACCGTGGCGGCGTCGCGGCGCCGCTGCTCGAGGCCCCGCCGGACTGA
- a CDS encoding cutinase family protein, with amino-acid sequence MRSTVLPFVLLALAVGGIAETTPDGPRADDLVARPQPVATPVSTQTFADCADVLLLAAGGGGERITSTNPVGATASALVRQYAARARAGGRSVERRYVAVDAPGVGSLKRSATFRGTASAAVTRASVNLWARGVDAGVDAAVASVTEAATHCPDQQVVLAGYSQGAMVMHRTLGRLAASAVLDRVVGAMLVSDGDRISRTRGPILGAPAAPRRGQGVSTARRAPANALPTSGASYQVWNLCTRGDVVCDLRDNRVAEALVTSRTYDDASRRPQLREIAQLAWDRSTGWPIPAPRVVTVSRIAGVPLSQQLAVNVRDGREPYVRWTVLEGLPAGLTLSETGLLSGAATTAGSYRLLYSVRDASLAAYSHPQPGAVDLTIIPAAPAQVQTGGGQSCQVRVDSSLWCWGANAYGQLGDGTRTRRLNPTKVASAGSWETVSTGGSTTCGIKSDATLWCWGLNYKGQVGDGTRDNRMYPQKIAGGYASVSTNYFHSCGIKTTGALFCWGANANGQLGDGTTDTRGRPRRVGDAVDWVSVTTGGTHTCGVRRDGSAWCWGANDFGQLGDGTRSRRLTPMRVGTAQDWVQLSSAWLHTCGVTTGGEVRCWGDNREGQLGDGTTLLRTTPTPVVSDETFVDVATGQQHSCAVGADRTAWCWGANNYGQLGNGSVTDAASPQMVAGEQDFAQVSASWLHTCAIRADGRSACWGANESAQLGTGDLVDQPSPVGVIQ; translated from the coding sequence GTGCGATCGACCGTCCTGCCCTTCGTGCTGCTGGCCCTGGCGGTCGGCGGGATCGCCGAGACGACCCCCGACGGCCCGCGAGCCGACGACCTCGTCGCCCGTCCGCAGCCGGTGGCCACCCCGGTGAGCACCCAGACGTTCGCGGACTGTGCCGACGTGCTGCTGCTCGCGGCAGGGGGTGGCGGCGAGCGGATCACCTCCACCAATCCCGTCGGTGCGACCGCGAGCGCCCTGGTGCGCCAGTACGCCGCCCGCGCCCGCGCCGGCGGCCGCAGCGTCGAGCGGCGGTACGTCGCCGTGGACGCCCCCGGCGTCGGCTCGCTCAAGCGCTCTGCGACCTTCCGCGGGACGGCCAGTGCGGCCGTCACCCGTGCGAGCGTCAACCTGTGGGCCCGGGGGGTCGATGCCGGAGTCGATGCCGCAGTTGCCTCGGTCACCGAGGCCGCCACCCACTGCCCCGACCAGCAGGTCGTGCTCGCCGGCTACTCCCAGGGCGCCATGGTCATGCACCGCACCCTCGGCCGTCTGGCCGCCTCCGCCGTGCTCGATCGGGTCGTCGGGGCGATGCTGGTCTCCGACGGGGACCGGATCTCCCGCACCCGAGGTCCGATCCTCGGCGCTCCGGCGGCCCCCCGCCGGGGCCAGGGCGTCAGCACCGCGCGTCGCGCCCCGGCCAACGCGCTGCCGACCAGCGGCGCCTCCTACCAGGTGTGGAACCTCTGCACCCGCGGCGACGTCGTCTGCGACCTGCGCGACAACCGGGTGGCCGAGGCGCTGGTGACGAGCCGGACCTACGACGACGCCTCTCGCCGACCCCAGCTGCGCGAGATCGCGCAGCTCGCCTGGGACCGTTCCACCGGGTGGCCGATCCCGGCTCCGCGGGTGGTCACGGTGTCCCGGATCGCGGGGGTACCGCTGAGCCAACAGCTGGCCGTGAACGTCCGCGACGGGCGTGAGCCCTACGTGCGCTGGACGGTGCTCGAGGGTCTGCCCGCCGGGCTCACCCTCAGCGAGACCGGTCTGCTCTCCGGCGCTGCGACCACCGCCGGCTCCTACCGGCTCCTCTACAGCGTCCGGGACGCGAGCCTGGCGGCGTACTCCCACCCCCAGCCGGGCGCCGTGGACCTCACCATCATCCCGGCGGCCCCGGCGCAGGTGCAGACCGGCGGTGGCCAGTCCTGCCAGGTCCGCGTGGACAGCAGCCTGTGGTGCTGGGGCGCGAACGCCTACGGCCAGCTCGGTGACGGCACCAGGACCCGGCGGCTGAACCCGACGAAGGTCGCCTCCGCCGGCTCCTGGGAGACGGTCTCGACCGGAGGATCGACCACCTGCGGGATCAAGAGCGACGCCACGCTGTGGTGCTGGGGCCTCAACTACAAGGGCCAGGTCGGCGACGGCACGCGCGACAACCGGATGTATCCGCAGAAGATCGCCGGTGGCTACGCCAGCGTGAGCACCAACTACTTCCACAGCTGCGGCATCAAGACCACCGGAGCGCTGTTCTGCTGGGGCGCGAACGCCAACGGCCAGCTCGGCGACGGCACCACCGACACCCGTGGCCGTCCCCGCCGGGTGGGCGACGCCGTGGACTGGGTGTCGGTCACCACCGGGGGTACCCACACCTGTGGCGTCCGCCGCGACGGAAGCGCCTGGTGCTGGGGCGCCAACGACTTCGGGCAGCTCGGTGACGGCACCCGGAGCCGCCGCCTGACCCCGATGCGGGTCGGCACAGCGCAGGACTGGGTGCAGCTGAGCAGTGCCTGGTTGCACACCTGCGGGGTGACCACCGGCGGTGAGGTCCGTTGCTGGGGCGACAACCGGGAGGGGCAGCTCGGCGACGGCACCACCCTCCTGCGGACCACTCCGACCCCGGTCGTCTCCGACGAGACCTTCGTCGACGTGGCCACCGGTCAGCAGCACTCCTGTGCGGTGGGCGCGGATCGGACCGCGTGGTGCTGGGGGGCCAACAACTACGGCCAGCTGGGCAACGGCTCAGTGACAGATGCTGCGTCGCCGCAGATGGTCGCCGGCGAGCAGGACTTCGCCCAGGTGTCGGCGTCCTGGTTGCACACCTGCGCCATCCGCGCCGACGGGCGCAGCGCCTGCTGGGGTGCCAACGAGAGCGCGCAGCTCGGCACCGGCGACCTCGTGGACCAGCCGTCGCCGGTGGGGGTCATCCAGTGA
- a CDS encoding HpcH/HpaI aldolase/citrate lyase family protein — MPSTPNEPAQQRARRSCHAVPGSNPRFLEKAQGLESDQVFLDIEDSVAPLAKADARKNIVEVLNTGDWGHRVRTVRVNDWTTQWTYKDVIEVVEGAGANLDCIMLPKVQTPEQVVALDVLLTQIETTMGYEVGRIGIEAQIENALGLINVDAIATASPRVETIIFGPADFMASINMKSLVVGEQPPGYDVGDAYHYILMRILMAARAHDKQAIDGPYLQIKDLEGFKRVAGRSAALGFDGKWTLHPDQIAAANEVYSPLQSDYDHAENILDAYEFYTSEKGGAKGAVMLGDEMIDEASRKMALVISAKGRAAGMSREDVWSPPSL; from the coding sequence ATGCCGTCCACCCCGAACGAGCCCGCCCAGCAGCGCGCCCGTCGCTCCTGCCACGCCGTGCCCGGCTCCAACCCGCGGTTCCTGGAGAAGGCACAGGGCCTGGAGTCGGACCAGGTCTTCCTCGACATCGAGGACTCGGTGGCCCCGCTCGCGAAGGCGGACGCTCGCAAGAACATCGTCGAGGTGCTCAACACCGGCGACTGGGGGCACCGGGTCCGCACGGTGCGGGTCAACGACTGGACGACCCAGTGGACCTACAAGGACGTGATCGAGGTCGTCGAGGGGGCCGGCGCGAACCTGGACTGCATCATGCTGCCCAAGGTGCAGACGCCGGAGCAGGTGGTCGCCCTCGACGTGCTGCTGACCCAGATCGAGACGACGATGGGCTACGAGGTCGGACGGATCGGCATCGAGGCCCAGATCGAGAACGCACTCGGCCTGATCAACGTCGACGCGATCGCGACCGCCTCGCCCCGCGTGGAGACGATCATCTTCGGCCCGGCCGACTTCATGGCCTCGATCAACATGAAGTCGCTGGTGGTGGGGGAGCAGCCGCCCGGGTACGACGTCGGCGACGCCTACCACTACATCCTGATGCGGATCCTGATGGCGGCCCGCGCCCACGACAAGCAGGCCATCGACGGCCCCTACCTGCAGATCAAGGACCTCGAGGGGTTCAAGCGGGTCGCCGGGCGGTCCGCGGCGCTCGGCTTCGACGGCAAGTGGACGCTGCACCCGGACCAGATCGCGGCCGCCAACGAGGTCTACTCGCCGCTGCAGTCCGACTACGACCACGCCGAGAACATCCTCGACGCCTACGAGTTCTACACCTCGGAGAAGGGCGGCGCGAAGGGTGCGGTCATGCTGGGCGACGAGATGATCGACGAGGCCTCGCGCAAGATGGCGCTCGTCATCTCCGCCAAGGGCCGGGCGGCCGGCATGAGCCGCGAGGACGTCTGGTCGCCGCCGTCGCTCTGA
- a CDS encoding phospholipase D-like domain-containing protein codes for MKQITRLLAATVSAVLLAGGLTVVQAGPAAAAPDNYTPPSGAKFNDPLSDSRRAIYNHLIRSIRSVTRGEEIRIASWNLKSENFVDSLIAAHRRGVSVQVIVSSGNANEENPNPGFFRLKRNLNHDGSRPVERRSWAMLCTSSCRGGSGIAHTKMYLFSKVGNAKNVVMFGSANATEVAATGQWNDLFTVKGKRALYDRSEQIFREMSRDRRAKQPYQTFTVGKFQAIWYPYWYGTRTSGDPTLTELQHTRCKGATGAGAGGRTVVRIGMTAWLSASGEDIANRLKTMWNRGCDVKIVYAVIGNRILKILRDPTGRGAIPMRQIVQDFNGDGVYDRYLHMKVLTVSGVWRGDTSANVTWNGSSNWTPVSLKSDEMGMKIQATGVRRRYANWIEHLFNNPPYNPYARSVSGRTASPGFIDEAPRPADLAPGVNPYAKIEFN; via the coding sequence ATGAAGCAGATCACGAGGCTGCTCGCAGCCACGGTCTCGGCTGTGCTGCTGGCAGGTGGGCTGACCGTGGTCCAGGCAGGCCCGGCCGCTGCGGCGCCGGACAACTACACGCCGCCCAGCGGCGCCAAGTTCAACGACCCGCTGAGTGACTCCAGGCGGGCGATCTACAACCACTTGATTCGCAGCATCCGGAGCGTGACCCGGGGCGAGGAGATCCGGATCGCCTCGTGGAACCTCAAGAGCGAGAACTTCGTCGACTCCCTGATCGCAGCGCATCGCCGCGGTGTCAGCGTCCAGGTGATCGTCTCGTCGGGCAACGCCAACGAGGAGAACCCCAACCCGGGGTTCTTCCGGCTCAAGCGGAACCTCAACCACGACGGCAGCCGGCCGGTGGAGCGTCGCAGCTGGGCGATGCTCTGCACGTCCTCGTGCCGCGGTGGCTCGGGTATCGCGCACACGAAGATGTACTTGTTCAGCAAGGTCGGCAACGCCAAGAACGTGGTGATGTTCGGCAGCGCGAACGCGACCGAGGTCGCGGCCACCGGCCAGTGGAACGATCTGTTCACGGTGAAGGGCAAGCGCGCCTTGTACGACCGTTCGGAGCAGATCTTCCGGGAGATGTCGCGCGACCGCCGGGCCAAGCAGCCCTACCAGACGTTCACCGTCGGCAAGTTCCAGGCGATCTGGTATCCCTACTGGTACGGAACCCGGACCTCCGGGGACCCCACCCTGACGGAGCTGCAGCACACCCGCTGCAAGGGCGCGACCGGGGCCGGCGCCGGGGGGCGGACGGTGGTCCGGATCGGCATGACGGCCTGGCTCAGCGCCTCCGGCGAGGACATCGCCAACCGGCTCAAGACGATGTGGAACCGAGGTTGTGACGTCAAGATCGTCTACGCGGTGATCGGCAACCGGATCCTCAAGATCCTGCGCGACCCCACCGGGCGCGGAGCGATCCCGATGCGTCAGATCGTCCAGGACTTCAACGGCGACGGCGTCTACGACCGCTATCTCCACATGAAGGTGCTCACCGTGAGTGGTGTCTGGCGTGGCGACACCAGTGCCAACGTGACCTGGAACGGTTCGTCGAACTGGACGCCGGTCAGCCTCAAGTCCGACGAGATGGGCATGAAGATCCAGGCCACCGGCGTACGCCGCCGCTACGCCAACTGGATCGAGCACCTGTTCAACAACCCTCCCTACAACCCCTACGCACGAAGCGTCAGCGGCCGTACGGCATCGCCGGGCTTCATCGACGAGGCGCCGCGTCCGGCCGACCTGGCCCCGGGCGTGAACCCCTACGCGAAGATCGAGTTCAACTAG